One stretch of Jiangella gansuensis DSM 44835 DNA includes these proteins:
- a CDS encoding glycosyl hydrolase 53 family protein, translated as MNPATALFGDVQIEPIESDIAERFWASVEASSGADSAGLAIDQDTQTAWAAEGSGDQWLTLDLGGHYDNIRKVEVVFPDAGAVYQYVVEASDHREHWTVIADRSNNAEAGRGSIVLFTQPGARYLRVTITGSSPGATIGVSEISAFNYLRDDVVLGADLSYIDDFQNRAYWVHPLDEDRGAGPFLLDVLQDRGMDFVRLRVFNEPRSESSGNLVHPPRQGPERSLQSAKWIKERGLELGIDFHYADSWADPGKQPKPRAWAELPFDELVEAVYDYTYDYIRQLIDQGTTPDKVAIGNEVNNGFMWGSEATGMTTGPVIGRANPAYFRNNPGIYQSQLGGGLLWPYMNSDDPVEQQLYSEAFDRFAELQAAGIRAVRDASPETRVEIHSLTGGGIGPVVGPGVGNQEISGIEKAMEMWSQTLSRLEDQHGVFPDVIGQSYYPEHHGTMEQLVFNLHTIASAYPQVDLVVAETSYPASGGGGAPMPNAIYPRTIQGQADAIQRVFQANNDIINNQGKGVLTWEPASWQSMFRSVPGMPNTFEPHSSIDIYNKSRATHVVEDRLYRTVLVGDQPVLPETVQVLTTADGSVASVPVDWDEVAGDATDTAGQVTITGSTEFGDVIALVEVIEDYVAPTCDETVSGRHLGPLTIDSGVTCIEQAAITGPVTVRPGASVVVSEGQITGPVTSQGDGVVVVCGTRVTGPLTVEGASSTTLGNPAVGCEPNTVLGPVSVTGASGWNVIAGNRITGPLTCSGNDPAPVNNGSANNTTGPKRGQCAGL; from the coding sequence GTGAATCCGGCGACAGCGCTGTTTGGTGACGTCCAGATCGAACCGATCGAGAGCGATATCGCGGAGAGGTTCTGGGCGTCCGTTGAGGCCAGCAGCGGCGCCGACTCGGCCGGGCTGGCGATCGACCAGGACACCCAGACGGCGTGGGCCGCCGAGGGCTCCGGCGATCAGTGGCTGACACTCGATCTCGGGGGCCATTACGACAACATCCGCAAGGTCGAAGTCGTCTTCCCGGACGCCGGCGCCGTGTACCAATACGTGGTCGAGGCGTCGGACCATCGCGAGCACTGGACAGTGATCGCCGACCGGTCGAACAATGCCGAGGCGGGCCGGGGTTCGATCGTGCTGTTCACGCAGCCGGGCGCCCGCTACCTCCGAGTCACGATCACCGGATCGTCGCCAGGCGCGACCATCGGCGTGAGCGAGATCAGTGCCTTCAACTACCTGCGCGACGATGTCGTGCTGGGTGCTGACCTGTCGTACATCGACGACTTCCAGAATCGCGCGTACTGGGTTCACCCGCTGGACGAGGATCGCGGCGCCGGGCCGTTCCTGCTCGACGTCCTCCAGGATCGGGGCATGGACTTCGTCCGCTTGCGGGTCTTCAACGAGCCCCGCAGCGAGTCCTCCGGCAACCTCGTCCATCCCCCGCGCCAGGGCCCGGAGCGATCGCTCCAGTCGGCGAAGTGGATCAAGGAGCGGGGACTCGAGCTGGGCATCGACTTCCACTATGCCGACTCATGGGCCGACCCGGGCAAGCAGCCCAAGCCGCGGGCCTGGGCCGAGCTACCGTTCGACGAACTGGTGGAGGCGGTCTACGACTACACCTACGACTACATCCGCCAGCTCATCGACCAGGGCACGACACCGGACAAGGTGGCGATCGGCAACGAGGTCAACAACGGCTTCATGTGGGGTAGCGAAGCCACCGGCATGACCACCGGCCCGGTCATCGGGAGGGCGAACCCTGCCTACTTCCGTAACAATCCAGGGATCTACCAGTCACAGCTCGGCGGAGGTCTGCTGTGGCCGTACATGAACTCGGACGACCCGGTGGAACAGCAGCTCTACTCGGAGGCCTTCGACCGTTTCGCCGAGTTGCAGGCCGCCGGTATCCGTGCCGTCCGGGACGCCTCGCCGGAGACGCGAGTCGAGATCCACTCGCTGACCGGCGGCGGCATCGGCCCGGTCGTCGGCCCGGGCGTGGGCAACCAGGAGATCAGCGGTATCGAGAAGGCGATGGAGATGTGGAGCCAGACTCTCTCCCGCCTGGAGGACCAGCACGGCGTGTTCCCCGACGTCATCGGGCAGTCGTACTACCCCGAGCACCACGGGACGATGGAGCAGCTCGTGTTCAACCTGCACACGATTGCCTCGGCATACCCGCAGGTCGATCTCGTCGTGGCAGAGACGTCCTATCCGGCCTCCGGCGGTGGCGGTGCGCCGATGCCGAACGCGATCTACCCGCGGACGATCCAGGGCCAGGCCGATGCCATCCAGCGGGTCTTCCAGGCCAACAACGACATCATCAACAACCAGGGCAAGGGCGTTCTCACCTGGGAGCCGGCGAGCTGGCAGTCGATGTTCCGGTCGGTTCCCGGCATGCCGAACACCTTCGAACCGCACAGCTCGATCGACATCTACAACAAGAGCCGCGCCACACACGTCGTGGAGGACCGCCTCTACCGGACGGTGCTCGTCGGCGACCAGCCGGTGCTGCCCGAAACGGTGCAGGTGCTGACCACCGCCGACGGGTCGGTGGCTTCGGTCCCGGTCGACTGGGACGAGGTCGCTGGCGACGCTACAGACACGGCTGGCCAGGTCACTATCACAGGCTCGACCGAGTTCGGCGACGTCATCGCGCTCGTGGAGGTGATCGAGGACTACGTGGCACCGACGTGCGACGAGACGGTGTCCGGGCGGCACCTGGGCCCGCTGACCATCGACTCGGGCGTCACCTGCATCGAGCAGGCGGCGATCACCGGGCCGGTCACGGTCCGTCCGGGTGCGTCGGTCGTCGTGTCCGAGGGACAGATCACGGGTCCGGTGACGTCGCAGGGTGACGGCGTCGTAGTGGTCTGCGGCACTCGAGTGACCGGCCCGCTGACCGTCGAGGGCGCGTCGTCGACAACCCTGGGCAACCCCGCGGTCGGCTGTGAGCCGAACACCGTGCTGGGGCCGGTCTCGGTGACAGGAGCGTCGGGGTGGAACGTGATCGCGGGCAACCGGATCACCGGCCCGCTGACGTGTTCGGGCAATGACCCGGCACCGGTGAACAACGGTTCGGCCAACAACACGACTGGCCCGAAGAGGGGGCAGTGCGCCGGGCTCTAG
- a CDS encoding twin-arginine translocation signal domain-containing protein, whose translation MVFQSRRDFIKASGNAAAAAT comes from the coding sequence ATGGTGTTCCAGAGTCGACGCGATTTCATCAAAGCGTCCGGGAACGCGGCCGCTGCAGCGACATGA
- a CDS encoding ABC transporter substrate-binding protein, giving the protein MNDRSSAGRLIPRMGRMQRATALAGAAVLLAACGGGTAEDAGEDGPIVLDFPTWQANEPGHGDALRAIVEEFESRHEGVTVNMYPVSNEDFQNQIVTQLSAGDPPDIIASGNHFYAFAETGQLEPLNDRLEDSGLLDEWEDFQQERVVDDQHLALTMHALTRLLYFNEDYLAAAGVDAPPTSPSELADAVKALAGSVEEGVSPWGATTTTHSNLFGEVTAFIVGMGSQWITDGEWSVTAPETVEAVELYRELARQAPPGLDGGGYRQLLADGRIAMSQDGNWVISTLDEVSPADVRPQLQAAPPPFENSLALVGTSLSIPAGISEERKDLVWDFIQVAAEPEFQGMWAGAIDAAPGRTGSIPPERIQERPELEVVAQTIESAQPEFPDSANFRANFGEPRRGSSTR; this is encoded by the coding sequence ATGAACGACCGATCGTCGGCAGGCCGCCTCATCCCTCGCATGGGCCGCATGCAGCGCGCGACGGCCCTGGCAGGCGCCGCCGTGCTTCTCGCCGCTTGCGGCGGAGGTACGGCGGAGGACGCTGGTGAGGATGGTCCGATCGTGCTCGACTTCCCGACGTGGCAGGCGAATGAGCCGGGTCACGGCGACGCGCTGCGCGCCATCGTGGAGGAGTTCGAGAGTCGCCATGAAGGCGTCACCGTCAACATGTATCCAGTCAGCAACGAGGACTTCCAGAACCAGATCGTCACTCAGTTGTCCGCCGGTGACCCGCCGGACATCATCGCCTCGGGCAACCACTTCTATGCCTTCGCCGAAACCGGCCAGCTGGAACCGCTGAACGACCGGCTCGAAGACAGCGGCCTGCTGGACGAGTGGGAGGACTTCCAGCAAGAACGCGTGGTGGACGACCAGCACCTGGCTCTCACGATGCACGCTTTGACCCGGCTGCTGTACTTCAACGAGGACTACCTCGCCGCAGCCGGCGTCGACGCACCACCGACCTCGCCCTCCGAACTGGCCGACGCTGTGAAGGCGTTGGCCGGAAGCGTCGAAGAGGGAGTGTCTCCCTGGGGCGCCACGACAACCACACACTCCAACCTCTTCGGCGAAGTGACGGCCTTCATCGTCGGTATGGGCAGCCAGTGGATCACCGACGGCGAATGGAGCGTCACGGCGCCCGAAACCGTCGAAGCAGTGGAGCTCTACCGCGAACTGGCACGTCAGGCACCACCTGGTCTTGACGGTGGCGGCTACCGGCAGCTGCTCGCGGACGGGCGGATCGCCATGTCGCAGGACGGCAACTGGGTCATCTCGACCCTCGACGAGGTGTCGCCGGCCGATGTGCGACCGCAGTTGCAGGCCGCACCGCCGCCGTTCGAGAACTCGTTGGCGCTCGTCGGCACATCCTTGTCGATACCGGCCGGGATCAGCGAGGAACGCAAGGATCTCGTGTGGGACTTCATCCAGGTCGCCGCCGAACCGGAGTTCCAGGGCATGTGGGCCGGAGCCATCGATGCCGCCCCGGGTCGCACCGGTTCGATCCCGCCGGAGCGCATCCAGGAACGTCCCGAGCTGGAGGTGGTCGCGCAGACCATCGAGAGCGCCCAGCCGGAGTTCCCCGACAGCGCCAACTTCCGCGCCAACTTCGGCGAGCCGAGACGCGGATCATCGACGCGATGA
- a CDS encoding carbohydrate ABC transporter permease: protein MSLVFIAFPIYMIVNLSLRDGKTMIMSEVGDLPLTLGNYDAVLSDPDTWHSLRISATYTLAAVAGAIIIGLTTALLIRRRLPGRRWLRTLILIPWPIPGSIATVAFVWMLDGTYGVVNYLLRLVGVIDENIAWFFDPQTALIGVLMPTVWSAYPLCTLMLLASLQSVPDELYEAAKVDGAGPVLQFRHVTWPAVQNTAVLAMIVTGLWTFTTFDFVYAITRGGPDGATQTLAVAIYNQAFRFFDLPHASALGVVTMVMAGLVLLALFPVVRRRFF, encoded by the coding sequence ATGTCTCTTGTGTTCATCGCGTTCCCCATCTACATGATCGTGAATCTGAGCCTGCGCGACGGTAAGACGATGATCATGAGCGAGGTCGGGGACCTGCCGCTGACTCTGGGCAACTACGACGCGGTGCTGTCCGACCCGGATACCTGGCACTCGCTGCGGATCTCGGCAACGTACACGCTGGCCGCAGTGGCCGGAGCCATCATCATCGGGCTCACCACCGCGCTGCTGATCCGCCGGCGGCTGCCCGGCAGACGGTGGCTTCGAACACTGATTCTCATTCCGTGGCCGATCCCGGGATCGATCGCTACCGTGGCATTCGTCTGGATGCTCGACGGCACCTACGGCGTGGTCAACTACCTGCTGCGTCTCGTCGGCGTCATCGACGAGAACATCGCCTGGTTCTTCGACCCACAGACCGCGTTGATCGGCGTGCTGATGCCGACGGTGTGGAGCGCGTACCCGTTGTGCACTCTCATGCTCCTCGCATCGCTGCAGTCCGTGCCCGACGAACTGTACGAAGCGGCGAAGGTCGACGGTGCCGGCCCAGTGCTGCAGTTCCGTCACGTCACGTGGCCCGCGGTGCAGAACACGGCCGTGCTGGCGATGATCGTCACCGGGCTGTGGACCTTCACCACGTTCGACTTCGTGTACGCGATCACGCGCGGCGGTCCCGACGGTGCGACGCAGACATTGGCTGTGGCCATCTACAACCAGGCGTTCCGGTTCTTCGATCTCCCACACGCGTCCGCGCTCGGCGTGGTGACGATGGTGATGGCCGGCCTTGTGCTGCTGGCACTGTTCCCCGTCGTCCGCCGGCGCTTTTTCTAA
- a CDS encoding carbohydrate ABC transporter permease, translating into MSRSTVLRYGLIVAIIVVLLFPVYWMALTAVLPTRELLSPSPPLIPDLGSISFESFRRVFELRPVGRWMTNSAIVTAGTVVCAVVLATMAGYSLSRLASKIGLVVGYSLFAVRLIPTTLLVIPLFMMFSQVELNNTLRSLIIANTVVIVPFAAWLMKSFFDSIPVELEEAAMVDGCSRLRSFLTIVLPLARPGIGAVAIFSGILAWGDFTFARTLIQGDAGTTVTVGLVSFVGEYTADWGALMAAGLLSIAPMVILFILLEPLLISGLTSGSVK; encoded by the coding sequence ATGAGTCGGAGTACGGTCCTTCGCTACGGACTGATCGTGGCGATCATCGTCGTGCTGCTCTTCCCCGTCTACTGGATGGCGCTGACGGCGGTGCTGCCCACCCGCGAGTTGCTGTCACCGTCGCCGCCGCTGATTCCCGACCTCGGTTCGATCAGCTTCGAGTCGTTCCGGCGCGTGTTCGAACTCCGGCCGGTCGGACGCTGGATGACCAACTCGGCCATCGTGACCGCCGGAACCGTGGTGTGCGCGGTCGTGCTGGCGACGATGGCGGGCTACAGCCTCTCCCGTCTGGCCTCGAAGATCGGGCTGGTCGTCGGATACAGCCTGTTCGCGGTCCGGCTGATCCCGACGACGCTCCTGGTCATTCCCTTGTTCATGATGTTCAGTCAGGTGGAGCTCAACAACACGCTGCGCAGCCTGATCATCGCGAACACCGTCGTCATCGTCCCCTTCGCGGCGTGGCTGATGAAGTCCTTCTTCGACTCGATCCCGGTCGAGCTGGAAGAGGCGGCGATGGTCGACGGGTGCTCGAGGTTGCGGTCCTTCCTGACGATCGTCCTCCCGCTGGCCAGGCCGGGCATCGGCGCGGTCGCGATCTTCTCCGGCATTCTGGCCTGGGGTGACTTCACCTTTGCTCGAACCCTCATCCAGGGTGACGCCGGCACCACCGTGACCGTAGGACTGGTGAGCTTCGTCGGGGAGTACACCGCCGACTGGGGAGCTCTCATGGCCGCGGGCCTGCTGTCGATCGCTCCCATGGTGATCTTGTTCATCCTGCTCGAGCCGCTGCTCATCAGCGGACTGACGAGCGGCTCCGTCAAGTGA
- a CDS encoding IlvD/Edd family dehydratase produces MAPVGTSRRLRSNRYYGGYNQQALVRNGHMQALGFPDGLLRSGKPLIGIANSQSDLNPCNAHLGDVAEAVKRGVWEAGGVPVVFPTISLGEANMLPTTMLFRNLMSMDVEETLRANPVDGVVLLGGCDKTTPAQLMGAASVDLPSLVLTGGPMLTSRFRGRTLGTGTDARKLADEVRAGRLAPEEFFAAEGCYARSAGHCMVMGTASTMASVAEALGMQLPGTSSIPAPEAARKQAAHRAGRRIVEMVHEDLRMSRILTRGAFENAVKVNAALSGSTNAVLHLLAIAGRIGVPLELDDFDRWMRDVPWLANLRPAGQHYMEDFHHAGGLPALMRRLGDHLDTKALTVTGTTVAENVAAAECFDDDVIRPIDRALGVGAGTAVLRGNLAPDGAVIKQAAASPGLMRHRGPALVFDSIQECEARIHDPDLDVDENTVLVVRNCGPKGYPGMPEVANLPIPRKLLERGVDDMVRISDARMSGTAYGTVILHVAPEAAAGGQLALVETGDVIVLDVPARTLSLEVDDAELQRRRQAAAPRPRRFERGWARLYEDHVLQADRGADLDFLVGGSGDEPHGGDPYATPDEDELLRTDADLAGRRSTGSEATA; encoded by the coding sequence GTGGCACCAGTAGGGACGTCCCGCCGCCTGCGCAGCAACCGGTACTACGGCGGCTACAACCAGCAGGCGTTGGTCCGCAACGGGCACATGCAGGCTCTCGGGTTCCCCGACGGCCTGTTGCGGTCGGGGAAGCCACTGATCGGCATCGCCAACAGCCAGTCGGACCTCAACCCGTGCAACGCCCACCTCGGCGACGTCGCCGAGGCCGTCAAGCGGGGGGTCTGGGAAGCCGGTGGCGTGCCCGTCGTGTTCCCCACGATCAGCCTCGGCGAGGCGAACATGCTTCCGACCACCATGCTGTTCCGCAACCTCATGAGCATGGACGTGGAGGAGACGCTGCGTGCCAACCCGGTCGACGGGGTGGTGCTGCTGGGAGGATGCGACAAGACGACGCCGGCGCAGCTCATGGGCGCCGCCAGCGTGGATCTCCCGTCCTTGGTGCTCACCGGCGGGCCGATGCTGACCAGCCGGTTTCGCGGGCGGACGCTCGGCACGGGAACTGACGCCCGCAAGCTCGCCGACGAGGTGCGGGCGGGCCGGTTGGCGCCGGAGGAGTTCTTCGCCGCCGAGGGATGCTACGCGCGCAGCGCCGGCCATTGCATGGTGATGGGGACGGCATCGACCATGGCGAGCGTCGCCGAGGCGCTGGGCATGCAACTCCCCGGCACATCGTCGATCCCGGCGCCCGAGGCCGCCCGGAAGCAGGCGGCGCACCGGGCAGGCCGGCGCATCGTCGAGATGGTCCACGAGGATCTGAGGATGTCGCGGATCCTCACCCGCGGCGCCTTCGAGAACGCGGTGAAGGTGAACGCCGCGCTCAGCGGGTCGACGAACGCGGTGCTCCATCTGCTCGCCATCGCCGGCCGCATCGGTGTGCCGCTGGAACTGGACGACTTCGACCGGTGGATGCGCGACGTACCGTGGCTGGCCAACCTCCGCCCGGCCGGGCAGCACTACATGGAGGACTTCCACCACGCCGGCGGCCTGCCCGCACTGATGCGGCGGCTCGGGGACCACCTCGACACCAAGGCGCTGACCGTGACCGGCACGACGGTCGCGGAGAACGTGGCTGCGGCCGAGTGCTTCGACGACGACGTGATCCGGCCGATCGATCGGGCTCTGGGCGTCGGCGCGGGGACCGCCGTGTTACGTGGCAACCTCGCGCCTGACGGCGCCGTCATCAAACAGGCCGCCGCGAGCCCCGGGCTCATGCGCCACCGCGGACCCGCGCTCGTCTTCGACTCCATTCAGGAGTGCGAGGCGCGGATCCACGATCCGGACCTGGACGTCGACGAGAACACGGTCCTCGTGGTGCGCAACTGCGGACCGAAGGGATACCCCGGCATGCCCGAGGTCGCCAATCTCCCGATCCCGCGCAAGCTGCTGGAGCGGGGCGTGGACGACATGGTCCGCATCTCTGACGCGCGCATGAGCGGCACGGCGTACGGCACCGTCATCCTCCATGTGGCGCCCGAGGCTGCCGCCGGGGGTCAGCTCGCCCTCGTCGAGACCGGTGACGTCATCGTGCTCGACGTGCCAGCTCGGACCCTCTCGCTGGAGGTCGACGACGCCGAACTGCAGCGACGGCGCCAGGCGGCCGCGCCGCGGCCCCGGCGCTTCGAGCGCGGCTGGGCCCGGCTCTACGAGGACCACGTGCTGCAGGCCGATCGCGGTGCGGACCTCGACTTCCTCGTCGGCGGCAGCGGCGACGAGCCGCACGGCGGGGATCCGTACGCCACGCCGGACGAGGACGAACTGCTGCGCACCGACGCCGACCTCGCCGGGCGTCGGTCCACGGGATCGGAGGCCACTGCATGA
- a CDS encoding dihydrodipicolinate synthase family protein, giving the protein MTPEFRGVYSVLVTPFTETGHLDLAALERVVDFSIGAGAHGLVTPVVVSEFFTLNDDERRAVVETVVTATAGRIPVVAGVSAPSIHGAAERAGHAAEVGADAVIAVPPYVKRASWTETVSYYEAIANASDGLPVFVQNADNPSGTPLSPAQLLELADRIEAVSWIKEESGFSSQKISAVLAQAGTNVRGIMGGKGARYALDEFQRGICGTMPGCEFTDLHVALWDALDGGDHDRADHAYRLLLPLVEMEDQYGGAAFCKEVLRMRGVLTSTFVREPGSPSLDRQATDLLARHLRVAEENITRSGNQAAKHVIDV; this is encoded by the coding sequence ATGACGCCGGAGTTCCGCGGGGTGTACTCGGTCCTGGTCACCCCGTTCACCGAGACCGGACACCTCGACCTCGCCGCCCTGGAGCGTGTCGTCGACTTCTCCATCGGCGCCGGTGCACACGGACTCGTGACTCCCGTCGTCGTGAGCGAGTTCTTCACGCTGAACGACGACGAACGACGGGCCGTCGTGGAGACCGTGGTCACGGCCACTGCGGGACGCATCCCCGTTGTCGCCGGCGTATCGGCGCCGTCGATTCATGGGGCGGCGGAGCGTGCCGGGCACGCGGCTGAGGTGGGAGCGGACGCGGTCATCGCGGTACCGCCGTACGTGAAGCGTGCGTCATGGACCGAAACCGTCAGCTACTACGAGGCGATCGCGAACGCGAGCGACGGGCTTCCCGTGTTCGTGCAGAATGCCGACAACCCGTCGGGTACGCCGTTGTCGCCGGCTCAGCTGCTCGAACTGGCAGACCGCATCGAAGCGGTGTCCTGGATCAAGGAGGAGTCGGGTTTCTCCAGCCAGAAGATCTCGGCGGTTCTGGCGCAGGCCGGCACGAACGTGCGCGGAATCATGGGAGGAAAGGGCGCGAGGTACGCGCTCGACGAATTCCAGCGTGGCATCTGCGGCACGATGCCTGGCTGCGAGTTCACGGATCTACACGTCGCATTGTGGGATGCGCTCGACGGCGGCGACCACGATCGGGCGGATCATGCCTATCGGCTGTTACTCCCACTCGTCGAGATGGAGGACCAGTACGGCGGCGCGGCATTCTGCAAGGAAGTGCTCAGAATGCGCGGTGTTCTCACGAGCACATTCGTTCGGGAACCCGGCTCGCCTTCGCTGGATCGACAGGCGACGGATCTGTTGGCCCGCCACCTGCGTGTCGCCGAGGAGAACATCACCCGCTCGGGCAACCAAGCCGCCAAGCATGTGATCGACGTTTAG